One window of the Asticcacaulis sp. SL142 genome contains the following:
- a CDS encoding MerR family DNA-binding transcriptional regulator, with protein MGIHLDVNVNVNKRSMETLHTLDNGEKPRTYSIRQLSKEFDVTARALRFYEDKGLISPERKGQTRIYSARDRARLQLILRGKRLGFSLVEIHEILDLYTPKDRGAQQIKATLAKYRVQIETLKRQREDLEGAIHDMQNGCAWMEDELKKLENK; from the coding sequence ATGGGCATACATCTTGACGTTAACGTCAATGTAAACAAAAGATCGATGGAAACGCTGCATACGCTTGATAATGGTGAAAAACCACGCACCTATTCCATTCGCCAGTTGTCGAAGGAATTCGACGTCACCGCCCGCGCCCTTAGATTTTATGAGGATAAGGGCCTGATATCGCCTGAGCGCAAGGGACAGACTCGCATCTATTCCGCCCGCGACCGGGCGCGCCTTCAGCTCATCCTGCGTGGCAAGAGGCTGGGCTTTTCTCTTGTGGAAATTCATGAAATTCTGGATCTCTACACGCCCAAAGACCGCGGCGCTCAGCAAATAAAGGCGACCTTAGCCAAGTACCGCGTTCAGATTGAAACACTCAAGCGTCAGCGTGAGGATCTGGAAGGTGCCATTCACGATATGCAAAACGGTTGCGCGTGGATGGAAGACGAATTGAAAAAACTCGAAAATAAATAA